The Mesorhizobium sp. NBSH29 genome has a segment encoding these proteins:
- a CDS encoding invasion associated locus B family protein — MNSAAVSSIKVSRQLYLSNSNDLALHRTQRIKQNESPAMNIPKRLLFGVGAIMTLALGTVFVVNAATGLSINLTNSPKKTAPIGAAAPSTKLAQASITPPTLPGGASSLQESYQDWQVICAQKVEKNRCTLSQQQIDTKTNQRVLAVEFEAHNDQFQGIMVLPFGLALASGVTSAVDDEVSGAAIGFRTCLPAGCIVPISFDASSLTALRKGTNLKIKATSDGGQETVFTVSLKGFSAAYDRLSALAQ; from the coding sequence GTGAATTCGGCAGCGGTTTCATCGATCAAAGTATCAAGGCAACTCTATCTGTCAAACTCCAATGATCTCGCTCTTCATAGAACACAGCGTATTAAACAAAATGAAAGTCCAGCGATGAACATTCCAAAACGTCTGCTTTTTGGCGTTGGCGCAATAATGACGTTGGCTTTGGGAACCGTGTTTGTTGTCAATGCTGCGACTGGTTTGTCGATCAACCTAACAAATTCGCCCAAAAAGACTGCGCCTATCGGCGCAGCCGCACCATCTACAAAGTTAGCTCAGGCATCAATAACGCCGCCAACGCTGCCAGGAGGTGCCTCGTCCTTGCAGGAATCCTATCAGGATTGGCAAGTTATATGTGCCCAGAAAGTAGAGAAAAATCGCTGCACACTGTCACAACAACAGATTGATACCAAGACTAATCAACGGGTCTTGGCTGTGGAGTTTGAAGCCCACAATGATCAGTTCCAGGGAATTATGGTTCTGCCGTTCGGACTGGCCCTAGCGTCCGGTGTGACGTCAGCGGTTGATGATGAGGTGAGTGGCGCCGCGATTGGGTTCCGCACTTGCTTGCCTGCTGGATGCATCGTGCCCATCAGCTTTGACGCCAGCAGTTTGACGGCGCTCAGAAAAGGCACAAACCTAAAAATAAAAGCGACCAGTGACGGCGGGCAGGAGACTGTATTTACTGTGTCGTTGAAGGGTTTCTCCGCGGCTTACGATCGGCTTTCAGCTCTCGCGCAGTAG
- a CDS encoding autotransporter outer membrane beta-barrel domain-containing protein: protein MLDQIRPHGLGHWGSDGNAASMARNTGGLLIGADTLVGNSARVGVVAGYGHSNFDVGDRNSAGNSADYHLGIYSGGAVGDFSVRTGVAYTWHTISTNRTAAFPGFSNNLESDYRAGTTQAFGELAYRLQQDGITFEPFANLAYVNLTTDGFTETGGPAALSSSGGTNSAAFTTLGLRATTKFNLQNGVEASAHGIVGWRQLIGQTAPMSTHSFAGGTDFTIAGVPLAPSAALVEAGIDFRLQPSTNLSFRYGGEFGSGFIDQSIKATLSVKLQ, encoded by the coding sequence ATGCTTGATCAAATTCGTCCACACGGCCTAGGTCATTGGGGTAGCGACGGCAATGCTGCAAGCATGGCCCGAAATACAGGTGGGCTGTTGATAGGTGCTGATACACTAGTGGGAAATTCAGCGAGGGTCGGTGTCGTGGCTGGCTATGGCCATTCTAACTTTGACGTCGGCGATCGCAATTCTGCTGGTAACAGTGCGGACTACCACTTGGGAATTTACAGTGGCGGAGCGGTCGGTGACTTTTCTGTGCGCACTGGAGTTGCCTATACTTGGCATACAATCTCCACCAACCGTACCGCAGCGTTCCCCGGATTTTCTAACAATTTGGAGTCAGATTACCGGGCCGGCACAACGCAGGCATTTGGTGAACTGGCTTATCGTTTGCAACAGGATGGAATCACATTTGAACCCTTTGCCAATCTTGCCTACGTCAATCTGACTACAGACGGGTTTACAGAGACAGGTGGGCCGGCAGCTTTGTCGAGTTCTGGTGGCACAAATAGCGCGGCGTTCACAACGCTGGGTCTACGGGCGACGACCAAATTTAACTTGCAAAACGGTGTCGAAGCTTCAGCGCATGGCATTGTTGGCTGGCGTCAGTTGATCGGTCAGACAGCGCCAATGTCTACTCACTCATTTGCGGGTGGAACTGACTTTACGATTGCCGGAGTGCCTTTGGCACCCAGTGCCGCTCTGGTGGAAGCCGGGATTGATTTCAGGCTTCAACCATCAACAAATTTAAGTTTCAGATATGGTGGTGAATTCGGCAGCGGTTTCATCGATCAAAGTATCAAGGCAACTCTATCTGTCAAACTCCAATGA
- a CDS encoding IS5 family transposase — MGPSDPDVRFHHCARPCLGSGRKGGQQGQALGRSRGGFTTKIHAKADNSGDIIAFDLTGGQVADTTRFETLLDIGPDITPRAALGDKGYSSKANRAAARTRGIAPVIPHKANEKNRPAFFAQTLYKARARIEQGFGRLKRFKRVALRCEKTARNFRSIVSFAAGLCLIKFVHTA, encoded by the coding sequence ATCGGCCCATCTGATCCAGATGTTCGATTCCACCATTGTGCGCGCCCATGTCTCGGCAGCGGGCGCAAAGGGGGGCAGCAAGGCCAGGCGCTCGGCCGCTCGCGCGGCGGGTTCACAACGAAAATCCACGCCAAGGCGGACAATTCGGGCGACATCATTGCGTTCGATCTGACCGGTGGCCAAGTTGCCGACACAACCCGCTTTGAGACCCTGCTCGACATAGGGCCGGACATCACCCCACGTGCCGCGCTGGGCGACAAAGGCTATTCCAGCAAGGCCAATCGTGCAGCCGCGCGGACACGCGGCATCGCCCCGGTGATCCCTCACAAGGCCAACGAGAAAAACAGGCCAGCCTTCTTCGCCCAGACGCTCTACAAGGCGCGCGCCCGTATCGAACAAGGCTTCGGGCGGCTCAAGCGCTTCAAACGCGTCGCCCTGCGATGCGAAAAGACAGCACGAAATTTCCGCTCAATCGTAAGCTTCGCAGCAGGCCTATGCTTGATCAAATTCGTCCACACGGCCTAG